Below is a genomic region from Vibrio nitrifigilis.
CCTAGCTTGGGAATTTATTAGAACGTGTTAATATGCATGCAGTAAATTGTTGAGGTGTAAGGAAGTTATGGCAACAATATTAGACGTCTCTCGCCGAGCCGGAGTTGCAAAGTCAACGGTGTCTCGTGTTTTGAGTGGCCGTGGGTATACATCAGATAAAACGCGTGAAGTTGTACTGAAAGCGGCGCAAGAGCTTAACTATAGACCCAATGTGCTTGCGAGAAATTTAGCGTTACAGACATCGAACACGATAGGTTTAATCCTTCCTTCTGGTGCTCTGGTCTCACGTTATTTGGCGTCGCTGGTAGATGAAATATTTAAGAAAGCGCAGGCTGCAGGAAAAGACGTGATCATGAAACACGTCGACGATAGGCCGGGTTTAGCAATGGAATCAATTTACAATTTGATTGATCATCGCTGCGAAGCTGTTATGTACTACAACTCATCGAGTTTTGTTAATTTTGATGATACTGTGGCTGAAATCGATGCTGCTATTGATTCGTTTTCTGTGCCGGTTGTGTTACTGAATGGGTATCTACCCAAACATCCAAAACACTGCGTTTGGTATGAGCACGCTCGTTTTGCGGCAAAACCGGTTGAATATTTGTTAGAACATGGCCATCGCAACATTGCTTATATTACAGGGCCCCTCAACCAACGTACGGTACAAGAGCGTGTGAAAGGTTACCGACAAGCTCTTGAACATCATGGTATTGATTATAATGAGCAACTGTTTGTTGAGGGGAGTTACAAAGTCCTTGAAGACGACACATTGTCTCAAGATGTATCCTTAATGGGGTATGAAGCGTGTATTGAGTTGTTAGGACGAGGCGTGAATTTCAGTGCTATTTGCTTTGCCAATGATTACTTAGCAATCGGGGCGCAAAAAGCGCTGCAAGAGCGTGGCATTGATGTGCCTGATGAGGTCTCACTCTTTGGTTTTGATGATACACCAGTTTTGAATTACTTTTCTCCATCGATCAGTTCAGTCGTTCTACCGTCAACTCAATTGATCAATTACGCTGTTGAATTATGCTTTGCTCACCTCTCACACAGTGAATTGCCTGATTATGATTCACTTAATTTCGACTCTGAGCTTGTGCTGCGCGGTTCCGTAAAAGCACTCTAGATCTTATCTAACATAATGAAAAGGCGAGAAATTTTTTAAATTTCTCGCTTTGGTCGATAGGTTATTGTATCGATATTCTGCCGATTTAAATTCCAAACACATCACAAAAGATCAATTTTGTGTAAAAATTATGGAAACGGTTTCCTCTCACTGGAAGGGTATGCTAGATTGATTGCATACGGTCACAAGACGCTCAGACGCTCAATAGTAGCAGCCTGAAAACAGGTGAGTGTTGAGTCTGGAACATTGCACTGAGTTACCCTACATAGCCAAAAACGTGGAAAAATAATTTAAAAATCGTTGGCGTGTCATCAGAAATGGAACCGGTTACAGTTTAGTGGGCGTTATAGATAAACTTGGTGCTTCATTGCTAGAGCACAAGTAACCTGACTTAATAAAAAGCGGAGATATGTAATGAGTAATTCTGTTTTCCCTAAAAATTTCCTATGGGGTGGCGCGACAGCAGCAAACCAATTTGAAGGAGCTTGGAATGTGGATGGTAAAGGTCCTAGCACCAGTGATATGTTGAGCGGTGGTACTCATACCGTTCCTCGTCGTATTACTCGCACAATTGAAGACGGTGTTCATTATCCTTCACACGAAGCGATCGATTTTTATCATCGTTATAAAGAAGATATCAAACTGTTCGCGGAAATGGGGTTTAAGACATTTCGTTTATCAATTAACTGGACTCGTATTTTCCCAACAGGAATGGAACAGGAGCCTAATGAAGCGGGTTTGAAGTTCTATGATGATGTGTTTGATGAATTGAAGAAATACAACATTGAACCTCTCGTTACCATTTCTCACTATGAAATGCCATTTGGTTTGACCCAAGAGTACAACGGTTGGGCGGGACGTGAAGTTATTGAACACTTTATGCGTTATGCAGAAACCTTATTTACTCGTTACAAAGATAAAGTGAAATACTGGTTAACGTTTAATGAAATTAACTGTGGCACCGTCCCATTTGGTGGCTATTTGGCGCTTGGTATCTTAAACGAAGGTACTCAAGACTTCTTACATCAAGTCGATGATCCACAGCTGCGTTTCCAAGCCTTGCACCATCAGTTCGTCGCGAGTGCAAAAGCGGTAGCATTAGGCCATGAAATTAATCCTGATTTTAAAATTGGTTGTATGATTGCCTACATGACGGCATACCCATACACATGTAACCCAGATGATATTTTGCTTGCTCAAGATCATATGAACATGCGCAATAACTTCTGTGGCGATATTCATGTGCGTGGTGAATATCCATACTACGCGAAACGTTACTTTGCTGAAAATAATATCAAACTTGATATTAAAGAGGGTGATCTTGAAGTGATTAAGCAAGGTACTGTTGATTACTATACCTTTAGCTATTACATGTCGAATTGTGTTTCTGCCGATCCTACATTAGATAACACCTCTGGCAACATTAATGGTGGTGTGAAAAACCCTTATCTAGAAGCATCCGATTGGGGATGGCAAATTGACCCTAAAGGTTTACGTTACTCATTGAACGAAATCTATGGTCGCTACCAGATTCCTTTGATGGTGGTTGAGAACGGATTAGGTGCGTTTGATAAAGTGGAAGATGACGGCAGCATTAATGATAGCTATCGTATTGATTATCTTAAATCACATATCGAACAGATGGGTGAAGCACTAAAAGATGGTGTAGAACTATGGGGTTACACCCCTTGGGGCTGTATTGATTTAGTGAGTGCATCAACGGGTGAAATGGAAAAACGTTACGGATTTATTTACGTTGATAAAGACAATAAAGGTCAGGGCACATTAGATCGTAAGAGAAAAGCATCGTTCTTCTGGTACCAAAAAGTGATTGAATCACAAGGTGAACAGCTGTAACAGCGTATAGAGTCGAGCCACCAGCTTACTGTTTATTTTACTTAGGTGAAACAATCAGTAAGCTGGTTTTTCTTTACAGAGATTCCTCTCTGTTGACTAAAGAATTAGTGAGATTTTTTAGGTCCATTACGTACTAAATCTTTACCATTATCAAACACTTCTTGTGTAACCCAACGGCCAAGAACAAGCTGGTGCTGATCATCTAAAACAGCCACGAACGGGCGACCATTGGAATTGTTGGTTGCTAAAGCGACACCGGCGGCATTATTTAGCCCTAAGCCACCTTTTTCAACTAGGATCAGGAAAGTTTCTAGTTCTTCTAGAGTTTCAATTACGTCGTTATCATCAATCATGTTTCAAGCTCAATTATTTAGCGATAAGCTGATCATAGCAGCTAAAGCGCAGAGTCTGAATGCTTGGATAAAGATGATAAGAATGAATGTTTAATTTCTGTCCGTTTTGCCAATAGATGAAGTGAAAAATGCAGATTTTACACTGTAAAATCTGCATTCATAGAGATCAAATATCAGATTAGATATCCATTGCTGCATAGTGCCCGTGATGAACCGCAGAAGCCACTTTGCCGGGACGAACACAATCGCCGACAGGGATAAAGTCTAAAATACTTTGGCGTAACTCTTCCCGCTCTATTTCACGAGATTTCATCCCGACAGAGCAGAAGATAGTATCAGCGGGAAAGACTAAGCGTTCTCCTTGTTTATTGATGGCAACCACACCTTCTGCAGTGATCGCTTCTACTTTTGTTCCTAGGTGCACATCAATGTGATCGCGTAGTTCGATGTTGAGCCCCATTTTGTGGAAGACATTAGAATCAATCGCAAAGTCATCACGAGCTTCAATCAACGTCACGTTCTTGTGTTCGCGTCTAAAATGGATCGCTGATTCTGTACCAACAAGGCCGGCACCGATAATCACAACATTTTGACCAATGTTAGGCACATCTTTCGCAAGTTCAGTGCAGTTGACCACGCGTGGATCATCAATACCTGGAATATTTGGCTTAATGGGGGTCGCACCAATGGCACAAATTAATGAATCTGGATTGATTTCTTCTACCAGTGCATTATCGACTTTGGTATTCATTCGCACTTCAATGTTGTCATATTGTGCGATTTGATGGACGAGCCATTTAGAAAAACCGTAGTAATTCTTTTTAAAATCAACATGAGCTTCACAGTTGATCTGGCCACCGAGCTTATCGGTGGATTCACATAGAATCACTTTATGATGACGTTTGGCAGCGCTAAGAGCCGCTTGCATGCCACCAGGGCCGCCACCTGCAATCAGAACGGTTTTACTGGTTTCTGGCATTGCCGCTGGAGAGAAATACAGTTCTTCTTCACCAATCACAGGGTTAATTGCACATGCTGTATCGCGAGTGGTAATGATGGTATCCATGCAGTGGTGACAACGCATACATTTGCGAATATCTTGATCGCGTCCTTCCATTGCTTTGCGAGGCAGGAATGGATCAGCCATTAATGCGCGTGCCATTTCAACGATATCGGCTTGACCGGATGCAATAATTTCTTCGGCAATATCGGGTTCGGTTAATGCACCCACGACGGCAACAGGTTTGTTAACGTGTTTTTTTATTTCAGCTGCTAGCGCTACATTGCAACCATGTTTGACGAACATGGACGGGTGAGTACGTACGAAAGTTTCTGCGACACGTTGGTTACCCGCACTGATATGAATAATGTCGACATAATCTTCTATTGCTTGAGCAATACGGACCGCCTCGGCAACATCATGTCCGCCTTCGTATAATTCTTTGCCGTTCATACGAAATTCAATAGGAAAACCTTCGCCAACGGCTTCACGAATGGCTTTTAATACCATGATAGGGAAACGTACGCGATTTTCTAATGAGCCACCATATTGATCTTGGCGTTGATTAGACGGTGATAAGAACTGACTAATCAACCAGCCATGACCACCGTGAACCATTAACATCTCAAAACCGGCTTGTTTGACTAAGGCGGCGCTATCACCAAATGCTTTAACCAATTCTAGAAGCATTTCTTCAGTTAACTCAGAAACTTCAACGCCATTTTCCCATTCATGCATTGGGCCGTAAGGTTTGTATTTGGGATGTGGATTTTCTAAATTAGGGATGCCTGCATATTTGCCGCCGTGGGAGAGTTCAATGCTTGGAATACAGTTGTGGCGACGAATAGAGCGCGCGGCATGAGTTAATGAGGGCAAAATCAATGGATCGTGAAGTTTAAGTTCTTTTGTGTGTGGGCTGCCACCTTCTAATACGATGGATTGACCAACAGTCACATTGGCTGCCCCACCTTTAGCTCTGAGTTCAAAGAAGGCGGTATTTTCCTGTGATAGGAAGCATTCTGGCGAGAGCTCTTGCAGGGAAACCGGTGCTGAAAATAGACGGTTTTTGAAGGTGATATTACCGATTTTTATCGGGGAAAATAGGTGGGGATATTTTAGCTTCATAGTGTATTCCTCTCTAATACCTTGTGGCTTGGAGCCAACGGGCAACCGGAGTAGAGTTAACCTGTTTAACTAACAACACGCTTACCCGCCGAGGTTTTATTTTTATCTGGCACTAAAATATCTCTAACTAAATTTCATCAGCAATAAAAATAAACATTTAAATATATGATCTAATATAACGAGATTTTAAATAATTAATGATAGGTTACATACTGACATGACTGCTGTTAGTAACATATGAATTATTAATTAATCATTCGATGAGTGTTTTATCTTGTTTATATTTCTTAAAATATATTTTAATGAATCAAAAAAATTCGGAATTATTCATGATATATTGTATTGTTGAATAACATGATTGAAGGTGAAAAAACGTTATCAATCTGTGACATTTTTTAAAATATTGCATAAGAATAGGAAAAGGATATTCTTTTAATAAGTCATCGAGATGCGATTTAATGGAGAAAATAATGAAATACGATTTTGATGAGATAATTGATCGGTCTCACACCAATAGTATGAGTTTTGAAGGTTGGAAATCTTATATTTTCAAGGATCATAAACATGTGGATTTCAAGTTTGAAGATAAAGATTTTATCCGTATGTGGGTCGCTGATATGGATTTTGCTACACCGCCTGAAATACGTGATGCAATCAAAAAACGGTTAGATCAAAAGATCTTAGGTTATACCCATGTTTTTGATCCAGAATACTTTTCTACATTAGAAAGTTGGTTTCACAACCATTATGACGTTGCGATAAAAAAGGAAGAAATCGTATTTTCTCCAGGTGTCGTCCCTGCACTAAAAAATTTAGTGCCACTCATCATGCAAGACGATGAAAGTTTACTTATCTGTACGCCATCTTATGCTCCATTCAAAATAGCGGGTGAATTTAATCAGCGCCGAGTGCTGACATCACCTCTTATTAATGAAAATGGGCACTATGTCATAGATTTTGACGATCTTGAAACGAAAATATCTGATCCAAAAAATAAAATATCACTGTTTATTTTATGCAATCCACATAATCCGACGGGACGTATTTGGACTAAGGATGAATTAAGTAAGCTAGGTGAAATTTGTGTTGAAAACAATGTTTGGATTATATCAGATGAGATTCACTGTGACTTATTACGCCGTGATAAAAAACATCATCCAATGGTGAATATTTTACCTGATTATAAAAGGCTTATTACCTGTACAGCTCCAAGTAAAACATTCAATCTGGCGGGGAATCTGTTGTCTCATATCTTTATTAGAGATGATATCTTACGTGCCAAATGGCTAGCACGCCATAATGATATTCAAAATCCATTGGCACTCGCTGCTGTGAAAGCGGCATACAGTGAGTGTGAAGAGTGGCTTGATGCTTTAAAAATGTATTTGGATGATAACTTGTCATTTTTGCAGCAATACCTGCAAGTTCACCTACCTGAAGCTAAGTTTTCTATTCCTGAGGCAACTTATTTAGCGTGGATTGATTTTTCATCTTACTTGAAAAAAACCGATAGCTTTGCTGAACCTGCATTTTTCTTTGCTCAAGAAGCCGGTGTCTTACTTGAGGGGGGGAATATGTTTGTCGACAATGGTGAAGGGCATATTCGTTTGAATATTGCGTGTCCTCGCAGCGTGCTATTAAGGGGATTAGAACGCATGAGTGAAGCACTGAATCGCTTATAGTCTGTCGATGCAATACTAGAGAGATGGAGGACAACCATCTCTTCTATTTGATAATAGTCAAACTTATCCTTTTCGATTTATCGTCCTTGCTCCAAAATTTGGTGAGCTAAGGTTGCTCGTTTACTAACACTTCGTTAATTTTCTACGCTACAAATAATAAATTACATAAGTCAGGTTTGGTTATGGAAAGTCATTCTTCCTTAGCAATTGGCATTGATTTGGGTACGACCAACAGTGCGATTGCAATATGGAGAAACGGGGTAGCGGAGCTGATTCCAAATGCCCTCGGTGAATATTTGACACCCTCAGTGGTCAGTATTGATGAAGAGGGGCATGTCCTAGTCGGAGAAGCTGCGCGAGCAAGGTTAGTGACAAAGCCGACAGAAACAGTCGCTGCATTTAAACGTTTTATGGGGTCGGAAAAGCAATTCAAGCTTGGAGCACAAAGTTATACTCCAACGGAATTGAGCGCCCTTGTACTTAAGTCATTGAAAGCGGACGCTGAAGCGCATTTAGGCACTGAAATTCAAGATGTCGTCATCTCTGTTCCGGCTTATTTCAGTGATCAACAGCGTAAGCAAGTCTACCAAGCGGCGTTATTGGCTGATTTAAATGCCGTACGCTTGATTAATGAACCGACCGCCGCTTGTTTAGCCTATAGCTTGAAACAAGAGCAAGAACGTCGCTTTCTCGTGTTTGATTTAGGTGGCGGAACGTTCGATGTGACAGTCGTTGAGTATCAAGACAGCTTTGTTGAAGTCCGATCCTCTACCGGAGATAACCGTTTAGGTGGTGAAGATTTCACTGAAGCGCTGGTCAATTATGTCGTTAATGAACTTGGTCTCAAGTTAGAGACTATTGATATTAATCATTTAGCGAAGTTGGTGAGTATTTGTGAGCGCGGTAAAAAGCAATCTGGCGAAACGATGGTGCTTGAATTGCCCGATCCATTTAACCAAACGTTAGAGTTAAATGGTAAACAACTAGAGCAGGTTTGGCATGATGTCCTCACTCGTCTGGCTTTACCGCTTAAAAGAGCATTAAACGACGCCAAAATGACGCCAGCAGAAATTGATGAGCTAATTTTTGTTGGTGGTGCCACCCGTTTGCGTCAGGTTCAGCAACTGGCGAATCGTCTCTTAGGGCGTTTTGGTAGTCATCAATTAGATCCTGACCTTGTGGTTGCGATGGGAGCGGCGACTCAAGCTGCTTGTCGCTTGCGCGATGAGGCGGTAGAAGAGCTTATTTTAACGGATGTATGTCCATTTTCGTTAGGGATTATCGTCAATAGTGGTGAGCAGTCTGGGGTGTTTAGCCCGATTATTGAACGCAATACCGTGATTCCGACTTCTCGGGTCGAACGATACTACACCAGCTATGATGATCAAGACAAAGTTAATGTAGGCATTTATCAGGGTGAACGCTATTGGGCGCGTGAAAATATTTACGTCGATAATCTAGAGATTGATGTGCCTGAGGGGCCGCGAGGACAAGAAGCGATTGATGTCCGTTTTAGTTATGACATTAATGGTTTGCTAGAAATCGATGTGACCGTTGTTTCAACTCAAAAAACATCGCAAAAAGTCATTGATCGTTCTCCTATCGGTATGACGCCAGAGCAACAAACTCAGAGTCGAGAGCGCCTAGAAAAGCTTAAGGTTCATCCAAGAGATCAGTTACCGAATATAACTTTGGCTGAAAAACTTAATCGGTTATACGAAGAGTTGTTAGGGGATGGGCGAGAAACTGTTGGTGAAATGATCGCTTATTTTACGAAAGCACTCGATAGCCAAGATGATAAAGTAATTCGTGACGCCCGCAAGGAAATAGAAGCGCACTTAAATCGATTTGTATTGGTTTAGTTTAGAAATAAGTTATGGATAAAGTAGAAGGAGAGCAGTGCTCTCCTTCTGTTTTACGATTGTGTGATTTAAGCATTGCTAATGCCTAAGTATTTTCCTATGTTGACCTGCTGGTCTTTGATGACCTTTTTAGCCCAACGTCCGCGAGAGAAAATGACGCGCGTCATCCATATTCTGCCTACATGAATCACACAAGTTGCGACGGCAACCCAAAAACTGCCTAAGCCAATGGAGACTAGATATAACCCCCACGTAAACCCGAGATACACTTTACGTTTTTTGGTACTTGGTACTATTTGCATAATTCTGAGCGATAGCCCTAATTGAGCAATCGTGGTGATCCCGACATCAAAACACCATAAAGCACTGAATCTTACCGCCTCGTTGCTAATTGGATAATCAAATACATAAAACCACAAAGCAATAAATGCCAAGGCAAACAGCCCAACTTGACCTCTGCTAAAGGTTTTGACCGATTTTTTATTATTTAACGCTTGATTAAGTTCTTTTTGATGTAAGTTATTAAGATGGACTAACGCGATATCTGCTGCTTGTTGTTCCTCTTCTGTTTGCTCGTTACGATTACGTTCAAAATACTCTAATGGGTAAATATCGTATCCTTCTGGACGCCAACCAGTGAAAAGAATGGAGAGGAGATAATTCGCTGGATAGGTGAAAGGTTTTGCTTCTTTATCTGGAACGGTATCAGAAAATTCGTCTGGAGTCGGTAACTCATGAACATGACTGGTGATAAACAAGGTTATCGCTTCAGGTTGAGATAGCTTGTAACTTTCAAGGACCAGATTATTATTTTCTGCTTCGTCGTAGATTACGCGAGTCATTCTGTTATGAAACTCTTCAAACTGAGTTTTGTTATAGGTGTACACGCGAAATAACTGCCAGTAGAAAGTGGCTACCTTAATTTGTCGGTATCGATAATAGAACGCGAGTGCTGCTAACGATTCCAGATTGCCAGTGAGAGCAAGTTTATTTAACTCTTCGAGAGAATGTTGCTGATAGACCTTTTGTAGGGCTTGATAGACCATGGCCTGGAACACATGTTGCTCGCTGAAGGGTGAAATAGACTCAACCCAATCAGAACTATAACTTTTCTCATGATCAAAATAAGTAACGAGGCATCCCAAAGGTCCTTGCTGCTGGTGGGCTGGTAGAGCCGGTAATTGAGATAGTAACTGATTACCACTTAGCCCTTTGTCTGGAGTGTAGTGACTATTAAATAACGTGAGCCACTGGAACACTCCAGTAAAAGGTTCATGTTGATAGATGGACGATAAACGATATTCTGGGTTTTTAATACGATAAAATATTGTTTCATAAACCCATTGTAATTTGGGGCGGTTTTCTTCGAGAAGATCAGACGATATTTTTTCCGCATTAAGTAAGGCTGTTAGCCAGCTATCTGGCACCAGAGGATGACGTTCTAAGCACTGAATCCACTCTACTGAAGTCAATGAATCGATCTCTGCTTCTGTCAGCGATTCACTGCCTAAAAACGCATCAGTGTCATAAGCTTGCAATTTTATAAGTAATGATTCTGCTCCATTGTTTTGCTCTTGTAGCCGATGTGAACAATATGAGTAGGTCAGCTGTAACATGAGGGTTTCAAACGGTGTTGCTTGTTCTTGTGCATTGAGCAGATTTTCCAGCAATTTAACTTGCCATACTAAACTACCATGGTCTGCATTCCAGAGGGCCTGCGTGAGGAAACCAATCAAGCCAGATTCGTCTTTAAAATCTAAGTAATGACGAAATATATCATCGGCATTATCGAACAGAGATTGATATAGCCACCGATGTGAAAGAGTCGGTTGTTCATGATAATTAGGGTTAAGTGAGTGTTCACACCGCCAAAATGCGTGAGGAAGTGGTGACCACTTTTGCAGCAAATTTGCGAGTAATAACGAATAGTCTCGTTCTTTTGCTTTACTCGAAACCTGATAAAGTAAATCTGCCGCTGATCCAAATTGTTCTTTAGCAATCATTTGTTTTGCTACGGCAATGACCGTATCGATATCACCTGCTTTCAGTGTCGCTTCCGACAGAATCTCTAGTTGCACATCGGTCAATTGATTGATGATGTCTGGTGAGGTTAGGTGTTCAAGTAAATCTTGATAAATCGCGGGTGGGTACCAGTTACAGCTATTACAACACTGCATAATAGTGGTTAGGTACTCTAAGGTTAAGTTCCAAGGTAGGCAGGTCGGCTGCCATAGCCAATAATTGATAGCATCCACATTGCCAATATTAAGGGCTTTAGTCAGAGGAATAATAAAGGATAATGTCGCACGCTGCGCAGCATCAGCAAGTTGCGATAGGTTACTTAATGGAATGAGTGATTTAGTCGTGGTCCAACGTTGTAAAAACTCACCCAATTCATATTGTTGTGCATCACCACTGAGCAGCTCTTCCCAATCGAATGTTTGCCAAAAAATATCAATCATTTCGCCGGGTAACCAGCGTTTATTAAGTACATCGTCTAATACATATGACGCAACCGTTTGTTGAATATCTAAGGATGTTAACAAAAGATCGTCTCGCCATTGCTGCCACTGGGTGAGATCAAAACGAGTCGCCGCATTGAGCATGAGCGATTGATATTTCTGGATTGGTACTACTGTTGTCGACTCTTCATTAGATGTTTGAGCAGCGGGTTGCGTTAATTTTGTCTCTGGCGTAAAAGTGGTGACAAGAGTTGATTCATCGCGATTGATGTTTTCCATGATCGCTTCGTAAGCTGCACGTACTTGCTTAAACCCTTGAGGATCTTCCTCAGGATGATGGATTTTAAGCTGCGATCGGTAGGCTTTTTTGATGATAGAAAGATCACTGGTAGGCTCAATACCTAAAATTTCCCAATTGTTCATGCTTGATCCTCTTGTTCACTTTCCTCTGCTGTCGATTGTTGTTTTATCTGCTCTATGTTTTCTAGGACTTGCTGGAGTGATTGAGGAACGGCAAGATCAGGTAGTTCTGTATTCCAGTCGATATGATCAATGGGCACATCTTTGTCATTGTGGAGATAGGCAAAATATTCGTCGAACGTGTGGCCAAGACCTTCGTCAAGTAACGTTGTAATCTGCTGTTCCCTTTCTTCTGCCTCGGCTTTGTTGTATACCCAGAATCCGCGGCCCAAGATAAAGCTGTAGAGATATTGGTGCCAGTTCGAGAAATGTCTCTGCATAAGATGGCTAAAGTAGTTTAAAAGAAACGCACACTCTTCTGCTGTTACGACTCCTACTTGAAAGCCTGCACGGGTTAAGAAAGTACCACGAACGTAGTCCCAAGCAAGGAAGCCCTGGTGACCTACTTTACGATAAACGATATCGACATAACGTAATTCTCCTTGAAACAC
It encodes:
- a CDS encoding J domain-containing protein translates to MNNWEILGIEPTSDLSIIKKAYRSQLKIHHPEEDPQGFKQVRAAYEAIMENINRDESTLVTTFTPETKLTQPAAQTSNEESTTVVPIQKYQSLMLNAATRFDLTQWQQWRDDLLLTSLDIQQTVASYVLDDVLNKRWLPGEMIDIFWQTFDWEELLSGDAQQYELGEFLQRWTTTKSLIPLSNLSQLADAAQRATLSFIIPLTKALNIGNVDAINYWLWQPTCLPWNLTLEYLTTIMQCCNSCNWYPPAIYQDLLEHLTSPDIINQLTDVQLEILSEATLKAGDIDTVIAVAKQMIAKEQFGSAADLLYQVSSKAKERDYSLLLANLLQKWSPLPHAFWRCEHSLNPNYHEQPTLSHRWLYQSLFDNADDIFRHYLDFKDESGLIGFLTQALWNADHGSLVWQVKLLENLLNAQEQATPFETLMLQLTYSYCSHRLQEQNNGAESLLIKLQAYDTDAFLGSESLTEAEIDSLTSVEWIQCLERHPLVPDSWLTALLNAEKISSDLLEENRPKLQWVYETIFYRIKNPEYRLSSIYQHEPFTGVFQWLTLFNSHYTPDKGLSGNQLLSQLPALPAHQQQGPLGCLVTYFDHEKSYSSDWVESISPFSEQHVFQAMVYQALQKVYQQHSLEELNKLALTGNLESLAALAFYYRYRQIKVATFYWQLFRVYTYNKTQFEEFHNRMTRVIYDEAENNNLVLESYKLSQPEAITLFITSHVHELPTPDEFSDTVPDKEAKPFTYPANYLLSILFTGWRPEGYDIYPLEYFERNRNEQTEEEQQAADIALVHLNNLHQKELNQALNNKKSVKTFSRGQVGLFALAFIALWFYVFDYPISNEAVRFSALWCFDVGITTIAQLGLSLRIMQIVPSTKKRKVYLGFTWGLYLVSIGLGSFWVAVATCVIHVGRIWMTRVIFSRGRWAKKVIKDQQVNIGKYLGISNA
- a CDS encoding NAD(P)/FAD-dependent oxidoreductase, producing MKLKYPHLFSPIKIGNITFKNRLFSAPVSLQELSPECFLSQENTAFFELRAKGGAANVTVGQSIVLEGGSPHTKELKLHDPLILPSLTHAARSIRRHNCIPSIELSHGGKYAGIPNLENPHPKYKPYGPMHEWENGVEVSELTEEMLLELVKAFGDSAALVKQAGFEMLMVHGGHGWLISQFLSPSNQRQDQYGGSLENRVRFPIMVLKAIREAVGEGFPIEFRMNGKELYEGGHDVAEAVRIAQAIEDYVDIIHISAGNQRVAETFVRTHPSMFVKHGCNVALAAEIKKHVNKPVAVVGALTEPDIAEEIIASGQADIVEMARALMADPFLPRKAMEGRDQDIRKCMRCHHCMDTIITTRDTACAINPVIGEEELYFSPAAMPETSKTVLIAGGGPGGMQAALSAAKRHHKVILCESTDKLGGQINCEAHVDFKKNYYGFSKWLVHQIAQYDNIEVRMNTKVDNALVEEINPDSLICAIGATPIKPNIPGIDDPRVVNCTELAKDVPNIGQNVVIIGAGLVGTESAIHFRREHKNVTLIEARDDFAIDSNVFHKMGLNIELRDHIDVHLGTKVEAITAEGVVAINKQGERLVFPADTIFCSVGMKSREIEREELRQSILDFIPVGDCVRPGKVASAVHHGHYAAMDI
- a CDS encoding LacI family DNA-binding transcriptional regulator, producing MATILDVSRRAGVAKSTVSRVLSGRGYTSDKTREVVLKAAQELNYRPNVLARNLALQTSNTIGLILPSGALVSRYLASLVDEIFKKAQAAGKDVIMKHVDDRPGLAMESIYNLIDHRCEAVMYYNSSSFVNFDDTVAEIDAAIDSFSVPVVLLNGYLPKHPKHCVWYEHARFAAKPVEYLLEHGHRNIAYITGPLNQRTVQERVKGYRQALEHHGIDYNEQLFVEGSYKVLEDDTLSQDVSLMGYEACIELLGRGVNFSAICFANDYLAIGAQKALQERGIDVPDEVSLFGFDDTPVLNYFSPSISSVVLPSTQLINYAVELCFAHLSHSELPDYDSLNFDSELVLRGSVKAL
- a CDS encoding Hsp70 family protein → MESHSSLAIGIDLGTTNSAIAIWRNGVAELIPNALGEYLTPSVVSIDEEGHVLVGEAARARLVTKPTETVAAFKRFMGSEKQFKLGAQSYTPTELSALVLKSLKADAEAHLGTEIQDVVISVPAYFSDQQRKQVYQAALLADLNAVRLINEPTAACLAYSLKQEQERRFLVFDLGGGTFDVTVVEYQDSFVEVRSSTGDNRLGGEDFTEALVNYVVNELGLKLETIDINHLAKLVSICERGKKQSGETMVLELPDPFNQTLELNGKQLEQVWHDVLTRLALPLKRALNDAKMTPAEIDELIFVGGATRLRQVQQLANRLLGRFGSHQLDPDLVVAMGAATQAACRLRDEAVEELILTDVCPFSLGIIVNSGEQSGVFSPIIERNTVIPTSRVERYYTSYDDQDKVNVGIYQGERYWARENIYVDNLEIDVPEGPRGQEAIDVRFSYDINGLLEIDVTVVSTQKTSQKVIDRSPIGMTPEQQTQSRERLEKLKVHPRDQLPNITLAEKLNRLYEELLGDGRETVGEMIAYFTKALDSQDDKVIRDARKEIEAHLNRFVLV
- a CDS encoding MalY/PatB family protein, whose product is MKYDFDEIIDRSHTNSMSFEGWKSYIFKDHKHVDFKFEDKDFIRMWVADMDFATPPEIRDAIKKRLDQKILGYTHVFDPEYFSTLESWFHNHYDVAIKKEEIVFSPGVVPALKNLVPLIMQDDESLLICTPSYAPFKIAGEFNQRRVLTSPLINENGHYVIDFDDLETKISDPKNKISLFILCNPHNPTGRIWTKDELSKLGEICVENNVWIISDEIHCDLLRRDKKHHPMVNILPDYKRLITCTAPSKTFNLAGNLLSHIFIRDDILRAKWLARHNDIQNPLALAAVKAAYSECEEWLDALKMYLDDNLSFLQQYLQVHLPEAKFSIPEATYLAWIDFSSYLKKTDSFAEPAFFFAQEAGVLLEGGNMFVDNGEGHIRLNIACPRSVLLRGLERMSEALNRL
- a CDS encoding glycoside hydrolase family 1 protein is translated as MSNSVFPKNFLWGGATAANQFEGAWNVDGKGPSTSDMLSGGTHTVPRRITRTIEDGVHYPSHEAIDFYHRYKEDIKLFAEMGFKTFRLSINWTRIFPTGMEQEPNEAGLKFYDDVFDELKKYNIEPLVTISHYEMPFGLTQEYNGWAGREVIEHFMRYAETLFTRYKDKVKYWLTFNEINCGTVPFGGYLALGILNEGTQDFLHQVDDPQLRFQALHHQFVASAKAVALGHEINPDFKIGCMIAYMTAYPYTCNPDDILLAQDHMNMRNNFCGDIHVRGEYPYYAKRYFAENNIKLDIKEGDLEVIKQGTVDYYTFSYYMSNCVSADPTLDNTSGNINGGVKNPYLEASDWGWQIDPKGLRYSLNEIYGRYQIPLMVVENGLGAFDKVEDDGSINDSYRIDYLKSHIEQMGEALKDGVELWGYTPWGCIDLVSASTGEMEKRYGFIYVDKDNKGQGTLDRKRKASFFWYQKVIESQGEQL